In Spodoptera frugiperda isolate SF20-4 chromosome 1, AGI-APGP_CSIRO_Sfru_2.0, whole genome shotgun sequence, the following are encoded in one genomic region:
- the LOC126911721 gene encoding NADH-ubiquinone oxidoreductase 49 kDa subunit-like codes for MLSILKRRLVNQKNIVRKSQYRLYASHRWHPDETYLKQFQGSTMYPTPETDKYYRIIYHSKLWPVERKLQNMVINFGPQHPAAHGVLRLILELDGETVVRADPHIGFLHRATEKLMEHKHYNQSLPFMDRLDYVSTLANEQGYCIAVERLLNIEVPPRAKAIRILCTELSRIANHMLNVSGTILDAGGITPFFWMCEEREKLYELFERVCGARVHCCYFRPGGVSQDIPIGYLDDIHELCSKLGIRFDETEDLATTNRLFYARTAGLGIVSAYDAMSLGFTGPMLRTSGVRFDIRINHPYDGYDMYDFDGVVGTFGDMYDRYLVRYEEMRQSLRIINQVLDTMPEGEYKTDDSKICMPSRKEMKLSMESLIHHFKLCSEGYPVPPGVTYTAVECPKGELGIYMVSDGTSIPYRVHLRPCSMNHILGFSVIGERLMLADITMLIASVDIVFGDIDR; via the coding sequence ATGCTTAGTATTTTAAAGCGACGCCTCGTgaatcaaaaaaatatagtgagAAAGTCTCAGTACAGACTGTATGCCTCGCACAGATGGCACCCCGATGAAACATACCTAAAGCAATTTCAAGGGTCGACAATGTACCCCACACCAGAGACCGATAAATACTATAGAATAATATATCATTCCAAATTATGGCCTGTTGAACGCAAACTTCAGAACATGGTCATCAATTTTGGACCCCAACATCCAGCTGCTCATGGTGTTCTGCGTTTGATCCTGGAACTCGATGGCGAGACTGTAGTCAGGGCCGATCCTCATATAGGATTCCTGCATAGGGCGACCGAGAAATTGATGGAACACAAACATTATAATCAGAGCCTACCTTTTATGGACCGACTCGATTATGTATCTACATTAGCGAACGAACAAGGCTACTGTATTGCCGTTGAAAGACTTCTTAATATAGAAGTTCCACCAAGGGCTAAAGCTATCCGGATTTTATGCACTGAATTGTCTCGCATTGCTAATCATATGCTAAACGTGTCAGGCACAATACTTGATGCAGGCGGTATAACACCGTTCTTTTGGATGTGTGAAGAAAGAGAAAAATTGTACGAACTCTTTGAGCGAGTTTGTGGAGCAAGAGTACATTGCTGTTATTTTCGTCCTGGTGGCGTATCCCAAGACATTCCTATTGGTTATCTTGATGACATTCACGAACTATGCAGTAAGTTGGGTATTCGTTTCGACGAAACTGAAGACTTGGCAACAACTAATCGATTATTTTATGCCAGGACTGCAGGCCTGGGTATTGTAAGTGCATATGATGCCATGTCATTGGGTTTTACGGGACCGATGCTAAGAACAAGTGGAGTCAGGTTTGATATAAGAATTAACCACCCATATGATGGCTACGACATGTACGACTTCGATGGTGTTGTTGGCACATTCGGTGACATGTATGATCGTTATCTAGTTCGATACGAAGAAATGCGTCAATCTCTACGAATTATAAATCAAGTTCTTGATACAATGCCTGAGGGTGAATATAAAACTGATGATTCCAAAATATGCATGCCGTCAAGAAAGGAAATGAAATTGTCAATGGAATCTTTAATTCATCATTTTAAGTTGTGTTCTGAGGGCTACCCAGTGCCACCTGGCGTTACATATACTGCGGTGGAATGTCCTAAGGGTGAGTTAGGGATTTACATGGTATCTGATGGTACATCTATCCCATATCGTGTGCATTTACGTCCATGTTCAATGAATCATATTCTTGGTTTCTCAGTTATTGGTGAGCGTTTAATGCTTGCTGACATTACCATGCTTATTGCATCAGTAGATATTGTTTTTGGAGATATCGATCGTTAG
- the LOC126911733 gene encoding sorting nexin-20, whose protein sequence is MLKFEIVSSRTVEGFENEKKFVAYMVQARQATESRVLDPDPANVERRYTHFLDLYNGLKKEFPALLSNISFPRKIVVGNFDPNLISSRCAAFESLLDLIASESRLRDSPAAITFFKDIELNEAKRLINDGKFDQALSVLETSFKLLNKVYTDRSRVVLGALCRIVACAGASDGTLAGPVERWAQLALKRYEAVSDSDLLLIYIPLLHTCISIWETLGRDKSKLVEELNDLRRRGMKVDSVPSLMEAVDSLTTTD, encoded by the exons ATGTTAAAGTTTGAAATAGTTTCTTCAAGAACAGTAGAAGGTtttgaaaatgaaaagaaaTTCGTAGCTTATATGGTGCAAGCAAGGCAGGCTACTGAATCCAGAGTGCTGGATCCAGACCCCGCGAACGTTGAGAGGCGATACACTCACTTCTTGGACCTGTACAACGGCTTGAAGAAGGAATTTCCAGCTTTGTTAAGCAATATTTCATTCCCTAGAAAG ATTGTGGTTGGtaattttgacccaaacttGATTTCCTCCCGATGTGCTGCATTTGAGTCACTGTTAGATTTGATAGCAAGTGAATCCCGCCTCCGGGACTCCCCGGCTGCTATCACATTTTTCAAGGACATTGAGCTAAATGAAGCTAAAAGACTCATCAATGATGGCAAGTTTGACCAAGCACTCTCAGTGTTGGAAACAAGTttcaaattattaaacaag GTATATACGGATAGATCGCGCGTGGTACTTGGCGCGCTGTGCCGTATCGTGGCCTGTGCGGGCGCAAGTGATGGTACTCTCGCCGGACCTGTAGAGCGCTGGGCACAACTTGCTCTGAAGCGTTATGAAGCCGTCAGCGACTCCGACCTGCTTCTCATATACATACCACTTCTCCACACTTGTATTTCTATTTG gGAGACGCTCGGCCGAGATAAGTCGAAGTTAGTGGAGGAACTGAATGATCTCCGCCGGCGCGGAATGAAGGTAGACTCAGTGCCAAGCCTCATGGAGGCCGTAGACAGCCTTACCACCACAGACTAG
- the LOC126911628 gene encoding uncharacterized protein LOC126911628 has protein sequence MSDKSDCDLSVVLGVMVVFALPLTLLVPGFSVWDVVPKVRISRLHIVSQDLTWPQLNAAIVFLLTLFFCLYLEIHKRKLDDMVEKVLSVSQATDSTMEVERERQAAAVRVCVDLLDASAEHYENLVLLRDELRKREKLKKQYPPAIESSSTMQM, from the exons ATGTCTGATAAGAGCGATTGTGATTTATCCGTGGTGCTAGGAGTGATGGTGGTATTCGCGTTACCACTGACACTGCTGGTACCAGGGTTCTCGGTGTGGGACGTGGTGCCGAAGGTGCGGATCTCACGACTGCACATCGTCAGCCAGGACCTTACCTGGCCGCAGCTGAACGCAGCCATCGTCTTCCTATTAACATTATTCTTCTGTCTTTACCTAGAAATCCATAAAAGAAA GTTAGACGACATGGTAGAAAAGGTGCTGTCGGTGAGCCAGGCAACGGACTCTACGATGGAAGTGGAAAGGGAACGTCAGGCAGCCGCAGTCAGGGTTTGTGTGGATCTGCTGGACGCTTCAGCAGAACATTACGAGAATCTCGTGCTCCTGAGAGATGAGCTAAGGAAGcgagagaaattaaaaaagcaatatCCACCTGCCATCGAATCGAGCTCCACCATGCAAATGTAA